From a region of the Methanolinea sp. genome:
- a CDS encoding MFS transporter: protein MTSRAEKRNLIVVASVASFLVPYTVSSIAVALPAIGEDLGLDAVSMGWVTSAYLLTAAICILPFGKLADIHGRKRLFLLGNILFTAGSLFAALAWSGPVLIAARVVQGLGGSLVFATSIAIVTAVFSPGERGRAIGIITATIYAGLSIGPFLGGILTQHLGWPSIFLVNVPIGILVTLATAARIPGEWADEGSRGFDARGALLYGFALIGVLYGLTLLPATGAFLWLAAGFLFLYWFVRWERLHPAPMLDLGLFRNNTVFLFSNIASLINYAVVFAVSFLMSLYLQFNRGFDPQTAGIVLVSMPVVQMVVSPLSGHFSDSIEPRVLATAGMACTTAGLGMMALVSGTTPLSFILAGLVVLGLGYGLFAPPNTNAIMSSVEVRDLGVASAMVSTMRAIGQMVSMAIAMMVFSIILGSKTISPLVYPELQQAITLAFSLFFLIGLVGIWCSYARGRARST from the coding sequence GTGACCTCCCGGGCTGAAAAGAGGAACCTGATCGTGGTGGCATCGGTTGCCTCGTTCCTTGTCCCCTACACGGTATCCTCGATCGCCGTCGCCCTCCCGGCCATCGGGGAGGATCTCGGTCTTGATGCGGTAAGCATGGGCTGGGTCACCTCGGCCTACCTGCTCACCGCTGCGATCTGCATCCTCCCCTTCGGAAAACTCGCCGATATACACGGCCGAAAGCGCCTCTTTCTCCTGGGAAACATCCTGTTTACAGCCGGCTCCCTCTTCGCCGCCCTGGCATGGTCCGGCCCTGTCCTCATCGCTGCCCGGGTTGTCCAGGGGCTCGGGGGCTCCCTGGTCTTTGCGACCTCGATTGCCATCGTGACCGCGGTGTTTTCACCCGGTGAACGGGGCCGGGCGATCGGGATTATCACGGCCACGATCTATGCCGGTCTCTCCATCGGCCCGTTTCTCGGTGGCATCCTCACCCAGCATCTCGGCTGGCCGAGCATCTTCCTGGTGAATGTGCCGATCGGCATCCTGGTCACGCTCGCCACGGCGGCCCGCATCCCGGGCGAGTGGGCGGATGAGGGGAGCCGCGGGTTTGACGCTCGTGGTGCGTTGCTGTACGGCTTTGCGCTGATCGGCGTCCTGTACGGGCTCACGCTCCTGCCGGCCACCGGAGCGTTCCTCTGGCTGGCGGCAGGTTTCCTCTTCCTTTACTGGTTCGTCCGGTGGGAACGGCTGCACCCGGCCCCGATGCTCGACCTGGGGCTCTTCCGGAACAACACGGTATTCCTCTTTTCAAACATCGCCTCCCTGATCAACTACGCAGTGGTCTTTGCCGTCAGCTTCCTGATGAGCCTCTACCTCCAGTTCAACCGGGGCTTTGATCCCCAGACTGCCGGGATAGTCCTGGTGTCCATGCCGGTTGTACAGATGGTGGTCTCCCCTCTCTCCGGCCATTTCTCGGACAGCATCGAGCCCCGTGTCCTGGCCACGGCCGGGATGGCCTGCACCACGGCAGGGCTTGGCATGATGGCGCTCGTCTCAGGGACAACCCCGCTGTCCTTCATCCTGGCCGGGCTGGTGGTCCTCGGCCTGGGCTACGGTCTCTTCGCGCCGCCGAATACCAACGCCATCATGAGCTCCGTGGAGGTCCGCGACCTTGGTGTTGCATCGGCCATGGTGTCCACCATGCGGGCCATCGGACAGATGGTGAGCATGGCTATCGCCATGATGGTCTTCTCGATCATCCTCGGTTCAAAGACCATATCACCCCTGGTCTACCCGGAGCTGCAGCAGGCCATCACCCTGGCCTTCTCGCTCTTCTTCCTGATCGGACTTGTCGGAATCTGGTGCTCCTATGCCCGGGGAAGGGCACGATCGACATAG